TTAAAACGTCTTGAAAACTCAACTGTAGGTATAAGTGGAGCTAATGTTGTAGCGGCTGAAGAGGGGTCTATTGTTTTAGTTCATAATGAGGGTAATATTTCATTGGTTTCCCTAAAAGATTTGCATATTATTGTAGCTGGAATTGATAAATTTGTACCTGTTCTGGAAGATGCGATGTCTGTTGCAAAACTTGAAACAGTTTATGCAACTGGAAATTATGTAACTTCCTATATCAATGTAATTTCAGGACCTTCCAAAACAGCAGATATTGAGAAAAAACTTCTTAAAAATATGTATGGTGCAGAAAGGGTGGTTGTTATCTTACTGGACAATGGAAGAAGTGAAGCCAGGGAAGAATGTCTGTGGTGTATTGGCTGCGGAAACTGTATAGTCAACTGCCCTGTATATAATGCTGTTGGGAATGAATTCGGATTTAACAATTATTTGGGCGGTCGCGGAGTGGCTATGAGTAAATTCATTGAAAATGATGAAAAATGCTTTGAATCAGGATTATATAAATGTACTTTGTGTGGTTTATGCACTATCAATTGCCCGGTTTCTATTCCTACAAATGACATAATTGAAAAAATGAGAAAATCTTCACAGCTTCGTCCAAAAGCTCATGAAAAAATAAGTAAATCGGTTATAGAAAAAGATTCTCCTTACTAATCTTTTTCTTTTATAATATAAAGAGGTCTTTTTTTGCTTTCCAAATAAATTTTAGCTAAATATTCTCCAATTATTCCTGCTGCAAACAGTTGAATTCCACTTAAAAATAGGATAATTGAAATAGTTGAAGGCCAACCTTCTACAGGATCTCCAAATAAAAGGGTTTTTATAACAATGACTATAATGGATAGAAATGCAATAATTGAAAAGAAAATTCCTATAATTGTAGCTATGTGAAGAGGAGCTGTTGTAAAAGAAACAATTCCTTCAATGGAATATTTGAACAGTTCCCAAAATGACCAGCTGGTTTCTCCTTTTTGCCTTTCAATGTTTTCATATTCTAACCATTTTGTTTCAAATCCGACCCACTGGAAAATTCCTTTTGAAAAACGGTTATACTCTTTCAAATCAAGGATTGCATTTACAACTTCTCTTTTCATTAATCTGAAATCTCTTGCACCATCAACAAGCTCTATTTTAGTTATTTTATTAGCTATTTTATAGAATAATCTTGCAAAAAATGATCTGATTGGAGGTTCTCCTTTTCTTGTGACTCTACGTGTTCCTACAATATCATATTTAGAAATATATTTTAGCATTTCTGGAATTAATGATGGAGGGTCTTGTAAATCAGCATCCATTAATACGATGTAATCTCCGGTAGAATAGTCTAATCCTGCATATATTGCAGATTCTTTACCGAAGTTTCTTGAAAATGAGATGTATTTAACATTGCCATAGCTGTTTTTAAGTTTTTTGATAACTTCTAAAGTGTTGTCATTTGATCCGTCATTTATAAAAATAACATTCCAGTTTATATTTTTCAGATTATTTGAAAGTTCCCTGTAAAATATTGGAAGCATTTCCTCTTCATTATAACACGGAACAACTATATCCAATGTTTTCATATTAAATATTTTTTTAATATTACTATTTTAAATAATTTATTATCAACTTTTAATTTTTTTTTGATTTTTAAATAATAAATATTTATAAGTAAGGTTATACAATATTTAATTATTATATTTAAAATGTAAAAACGGAGGAAATACATGCTTCTATTAATAAGTCCTATAAATCATGAAGAAGCTCTTGAATCTATTAAAGGTGGAGCAGATATTGTCGATGTAAAAAATCCTAAAGAAGGATCTTTAGGTGCTAATTTCCCTTGGGTTATTAGGGATATTAGGGAGATAACCCCTGAAGATAAATTGGTTAGTGCAACTTTAGGTGATGTGCCTTATAAACCGGGTACTGTTTCTCTTGCGGCAATGGGAGCTCATGTTTCTGGAGCAGATTATATTAAAGTAGGATTATATGGAACAAAAGATTATGATGAAGCAGTTGAAGTTATGGAAAATGTGGCTAAAACAATTAAAGATGTTGATAATGATACTATTGTTGTAGCTTCAGGTTATGCAGATGCACACCGTGTTGGTGCAGTTGACCCTATGGAAATTCCAAAAGTAGCTAAAGATGCTGGATGCGACTTGGCTATGCTTGATACTGCTGTTAAAGATGGTCATACATTATTTGATTATTTAAGTATTGAAGATTTAGAAAAATTTGTTAATGAAGCTCATAGTTATGGTTTGAAAACAGCTCTTGCAGGTTCAGTTAAAAAAGAACAGTTAAAACCTTTAAACGATATTGGATGTGATGTTGTAGGTATTAGAGGAGCTGCTTGCGTAGGTGGTGATCGTAACACTGGTAAAATACATCACACCGCTGTAGCTGAGCTTAAAGAATTATGTGATTCATTTTAGATAGGTGTGGTTTTTTAAATGTTTTCAAAAAAAGTTCAAGAAGCAAAAGTAGCTTATACTTTTGATGATTTTTTATTAACTCCTAATGCAAGTTATGTGGAACCAAAAGACATTGATACTAAAATTAAATTAGGAAAAGATATTAAATTGAATATACCAATTTTAAGTGCTGCTATGGATACTGTTACTGAATCAGATTTGGCAATAGCTATGGCACAAGAAGGTGGTGTTGGAGTAATTCACAGAAATATTACTCAGGAAAAACAAGTGGAAGAAGTTAAAAAAGTTAAATCAGCTGAAGATTTAACAATACGTGATGTTATAACAATTACCCCTGATTCTACAATTGCCGATGTTCAGGCAAAAATGAATGATGAGTTAATCAGTGGTCTTCCGGTTGTAGACAATGATGAAATTATTGGTATCATTTCTAAAAGAGATATTAGGCCTGTGTTGAAAAAAGGTGTTGACAAAACTGTAAAAGACATTATGACATCTGATGTTGTAACTGTTGAAGAGCCAATCACTGCAGAAGAAGCTTTAAACATTGCTTATGAAAATAAAGTTGAAAGACTTCCTGTACTTCGTGACGGCAAATTGGTTGGAATCATCACTATTAAAGATATTTTAAACCAAGCTCAATATCCTAATGCTGCTCGTGATAAAGACGGTAATTATTTAGTGGCTGCTGCATCAGGGCCTTTTGATTTAGACAGAGCAATGGCTTTAGACCAAGCTGGTGCGGATATTATTTCTATTGACTGTGCTCATGCTCATAATATGAATGTGGTTAAGTTCACTGAAACCATTAAGGACAATATTGATGCTGATTTGTGCGTAGGTAATATAGCTACTGCAGAAGCTGCTGAAGATTTGGCATCTATGGGTGTAGATGGCCTTAAAGTAGGTATAGGTCCAGGTTCAATGTGTACTACCCGTATTGTGGCTGGTGTTGGTGTGCCACAACTTACAGCTATTTCAGAAGTTGCTGATGTAGCTAAGGAATATGGTATTCCAGTAATAGCTGACGGTGGAATCAGATACTCCGGAGATATTGCAAAAGCTATCGGTGCCGGTGCAGATGCAGTAATGCTGGGTAATTTACTTGCAGCATCTTACGAAGCTCCTGGTGAAATTGTTGTTATGAATGGAAAACAATACAAAAAATACCGTGGAATGGGTTCCATGGGAGCAATGACCAGTGAGTACGACGGAGGAGCAGACAGATACTTCCAAGGATCTAAAAGTAAGATGAATCATACAAAATATGTTCCTGAAGGAATTGAAGGTGCTGTACCTTACAGAGGAACTGTTAATGAGATTTTATTCCAACTTGTTGGAGGTTTAAAATCTTCTATGGGTTACTGTGGTGCTAAAGATATTGCAGCTATGCAAGAAAAAGCAAGATTTGTTAGAATCACAAGTAGTGGTATAAAAGAATCCCACCCTCATGATTTATTAATTACTAATGAAAGTCCTAATTATCCAACTCTTGACTAATTAGGATTTCCTGATTCACAAAAATGATTGGATTTTTTTCTCATTTTTGTGTTATAATCCTTTTTTAAGTTAAAATACCATTAACTTTAAATATTAGTATCTATAATATTATTATATTAGATAATTTTAAGATTATTTTATAATCTGTGTAAATAATTTTAAATATTTACATTATTACATATTTATTTTGATGTGGAGAGAATTTAAATGGCAAGAACAAAAAAAGTGGGTATTACAGGTAGGTTCGGTGCAAGATACGGAAGAAAAGCAAAAAGATCTGTAAAAATGATCGAAGAAAACATGAAAAAAAATCATGTTTGTCCTAGATGTGATAGACCTTATGTAAAAAGACAAGCTGCTGGAATTTGGAAATGTAGAAAATGTGGCGCAGTATTTACCGGAGGAGCATATGTACCAGAAACTCCTATGGCAAAATCTGCAGCACGTAACATAAGAAATGTTAATGTGGAGGAATAATCCTTGTATAGATGTCCACGTTGTGGAACTGAAGTAGATCACAAAAGCTACATGGAAAATAAATGTCCTAAATGTAGATATAGGATTTTATTTAAAAATGTTCCAGAAGTAACAAGAATTATAAAAGCAAGATAATCATTTTTGCTTTTATCTACATATTTTTTAAAACTATTTTTTATGATTTAAATGTTAATTTCAACTTCTAGAAAACCTTCTCAAAAAACAAGAAAGTTTTGTAAAAATCTCGCTCATGCAACTGGTTCCACTAGCGTAAACCGGGGAAAAAGTAATATGCGTGAGTTACTTTTAAAAGCTCTGGAATTAGATGAGCATAATTTAGCTATTGTTAATGAGATTAAGGGTAATCCTAGCAGAGTAACTTTTTATTCAAATAAAGGGGAAATTTTACTTATAATATTAATTGGAGTTACTACTTCTAATGAAAGATGTCATATTTTACCTAAAAATTTGAAAATAGTTTCTAAAGTTGAAAAGCTCAATGTTTTAAGTGAAATTTTAGGTTTTGAATTGGTAGATAAAGCTAGTGAAAATTATATTCTTATTTCTAAAGAGGATGATTTAATAGCTAAAATTAATTTTGTAAATAAATTCGGAGATAAAACCGATTTACAGATTAATGTTAAAAAGATTTTAGATGGGGAATTATGAACGTAGACAGTCCTCTTGAATCTATTAAAAGTGATATAGCTATTGAATTTGAAAATCAAAAGCAGGCTAAAATAATTTATGAATCCATTATTTTAGAATTTGAAACTGCTCCTGATTATAGGTCATCTATGAGTTTAACTTTAGATGAATATAGAATTCTAATTAGAATTGATGCAGAAGATTCTACTTCTTTTAGAGCTTCTGTTAACTCTGCAATTAAATGGATTAAGTTGTCTTTAGAGATTAATAATTTAACTATTTAATACAATATTTTTAAATATTATAAAAAACAACTTTTAGTTATTAAAATAAAATAGGTGGTAAAATGGAAATCCCAGAAAATATACAACATCAATTAAATCAATTCCAACAATTACAACAACAAGCTCAAGCTGTAACCATGCAGATTCAAAATGTTGAAGTTCAAATTCAAGAAAGTGAAACTGCTCTTGAAGAACTTAACAAAACTGATGAAAATGCTGAAGTTTTCAAACAAGCTGGAAACTTACTTATTAAAGTTGATTATGCACAAGCAGTTGAAGATATGAATGAAAAATTAGAAACTCTCAAGTTAAGAAAACAAACCATGGCTCGTCAAGAAGAAAGAGTTATGAAAAAACTTGAAGAAATGCAAACTAATATCCAAGCTGCTATGCAAGGGTTACAAGGAGAATAATTCTCCTATAACATTCTTTTTTTTATAGATTTTCATGTCTAAACTTAAAAAATTATCATCTGTTGATTTAGCTACTATTTCTGATGATTTTGGTGAAATTTTAGAAATTGAAGTTTCAAAAGCTATTTCTACTAAAGAACTGGATGATTTGGATTTGGATATTATCGTCAGCTATGAAAATAATCAGCTTGATGTTGATGTAGATGTTGGAGTTACCTTTGACAAACTTTCAGAGATTACCCAGGATCAGGTAGCCGGTGCTATTGATGAAGCTTATTTAAAATTTGATTCATATATTGATGAGAATTATAGACAATAATTTTATTTTTTTAATTTTAGTTAATACTTTTTTTATTTTATATATTAATATAGTAATACTTTTTTATAAAAAAATATTTATACTGTGGGATTTAATGTATAATATACAGTTTGAAGTGATGTTTTGTATTATTCATTAAGTCATCCTATTTAAGATACATAATGTATTTGTTTTTCAGTTCTCCTCTTTCATACATTACTTCAAGCTAATTTTTATTGATATTTTGCTTGGATGTTTTTAAGGGGTGTTGTGTATTGGGAAACATCTTTAATTTTAATTTTCAAGCTTAATTTAGCATATTTTGAAATTTTAGCAGGTTAAAAATTACATATATTCAAATTTTTATTAATTTTTATATTTTTGTTTAATTTCAAAATTAAATATTTTAATTCTATTTAATATTTGATCTATTTTATTGTATAATTTAATTATCAAATATACTTTAATTTTTATAAAATAAAGTAAAGTTTATATACTACGAAGTTAAATCTATGTGTAAGGTTCATAACATATTTTTTGTTAAACCCTTATAATTGATCATTATTTTTTTTATTTAGGAATTAGGTGCCCTTACCTAATTTCACCTCCTTATATTTAGCAACTTTTTTTCAAAAATATTAATAGTCAGACATTATCAAATAATTAATCATGATTAAAAAAGTTCCAGTTTTAGATTTAAAAGATAATATTGCAGTTAGTGGAAAATCTGGATTAAGGGACACATATACTCCATTACAAACAGTTTTCGCACCATCAGCTAATCCTGTTGATATAGCTAATGGATTATCAATTAATGGGGCAGATGAGTTATATATTGCTGATTTGGATTTAATTGAAGGTAATGGTCATAATATTCATGATGTTAAAATGGTAAACTCAATTTTGCCGGTTATGCTGGATGCAGGTGTTAAGGATTTTGAATCATTTACTTTCTTTTTAGACTATGCATATAAGATAATTGTCCCAACAGAAACCATAAAAAGCATTGGTGAGATTAAAAAGATTTTTGAAAAATATCCTAAAGAAAGGATTGTTGTAAGTGTAGATGTTAAGGACAATGAATTATATTCAAAGAATTTAAATATTTCATTAGCTGAATTTAAAGAAATTTTGGAAGAATTGGATCCTGATGAAATAATTCTTTTAGACATTACAGGTGTCGGAACACAAAAAGGTTATAATCAGGAATTACTGGATGATTTTAAAGATTTAAAAGATAAACTGATTATAGCTGGAGGTTTAAATAACAAATCAGTTAGTGAACTTGAAGACATGGGTATAAAAAAGGTTTTAGTAGGAACAGCTTTGCATTCAGGTGAAATGAAATTACTTGATTAGTTACACTATGGTGATGATATGTTTAATAAAAATACTATAATCATTGTATTGGCTATTATTTGTTTGGCTGTTATAATTGGGGGAACAATACTTGTCTTTGGAAATGCTCATGAAGCATACAACGGCACAACAATTAATAATACTAACAATACTTCAGTATCTGTAGATAATGTAACTTCACAATCCTCTTCATCTGGGTCTGCAGATGATGGTTATAAAAGACCTACAAGAACTTATGGTGGTGAAGAACACTTAACTGCTCATGAGTCTGATGTTTTAGATGACGGGTGGGATCCAAAACAGCACGAAGTTTCCCGTAGTGATATAGGAAACGGATATCATAGAATCAATTATGATGACGGCTACTTTAGGGTCTGTGATGACCACGGTTATGTTGTAAGTTATGGTTATTGATAATTCATAACCATCTTTTTTTTTAAAAATTATAAAAATAGTAAAGTGTTATTTTATAATAACAAAAATCTTAAGATTATATACGGTAATACAGCTGCTAAGACAAACAATATTGTTCCTACAACAAATTTGTATTTATTTTCATCTAATGTTCCAGCTATTATTAGTAAAACTCCGAAAAATCCGAATATTACCGGTAAAATATGTGAAAATAAAGTAATTCCTGTAAAAGCCATTTTTTATCACTATTATACATATTGTCTATTTAATTATATAAAGATATTTGTGGTGTTATCATAACCTTTTTTAATTTAATCAAACTTATTATATTATATGAAAATAGAACACAATCATGAACATCATGAAAAAGCTAAAGGTAACCTCCTTTTTGTTTTCATTTTAAATATTACTTTTAATGTTATAGTTATTCTTGGAGGATTAATTACAAACAGTGTAGCTATTCTTGCTGATTGTTTACATGATTTGTCAGATACTATATCTATTGGTTTGGCTGGGGTGCTGGAGCATGTATCTCAGAAAAATCCAAATGAAAATTATACTTATGGTTATCAAAGGTTTTCTATTTTAGGAGCAGTCATAACTTCAATTTTTGTGATTATTGTTTCTGTTGTTGTAGTTTATGAATCAATTTCACGTTTATTATGTCCTGTAGCACCGGAAGCAGGATGGATGCTTTTAGTAGCTATTGTTGGAATTATATTTAAGGGAGTTTCTGTTTTTAAACTTCATAAAGGAGAAACTATTAATGAAAAAGTTATTTTATTCCATCTTTTGGGAGATGTATTCGGATGGATAGCTATTTTGGTTATTAGTGTAATCTTAATGTTTTGGAATGTATCATTTTTAGATCCGTTGCTTTCATTAATAATCAGCTTATGGTTATTATATAATATGGGTAAG
This genomic stretch from Methanobrevibacter smithii ATCC 35061 harbors:
- a CDS encoding cation diffusion facilitator family transporter, which produces MKIEHNHEHHEKAKGNLLFVFILNITFNVIVILGGLITNSVAILADCLHDLSDTISIGLAGVLEHVSQKNPNENYTYGYQRFSILGAVITSIFVIIVSVVVVYESISRLLCPVAPEAGWMLLVAIVGIIFKGVSVFKLHKGETINEKVILFHLLGDVFGWIAILVISVILMFWNVSFLDPLLSLIISLWLLYNMGKALHESVCVLLQKSPKNVDVDEIKSQIEGLNHINNVLDIHLWSLDGIDSILTLKINIDDVNNGDEVKKEIYTIASKYHIVDTTVDILSHTYQMHSTSNNIKREK
- a CDS encoding HisA/HisF family protein, coding for MIKKVPVLDLKDNIAVSGKSGLRDTYTPLQTVFAPSANPVDIANGLSINGADELYIADLDLIEGNGHNIHDVKMVNSILPVMLDAGVKDFESFTFFLDYAYKIIVPTETIKSIGEIKKIFEKYPKERIVVSVDVKDNELYSKNLNISLAEFKEILEELDPDEIILLDITGVGTQKGYNQELLDDFKDLKDKLIIAGGLNNKSVSELEDMGIKKVLVGTALHSGEMKLLD
- a CDS encoding KEOPS complex subunit Pcc1, with amino-acid sequence MNVDSPLESIKSDIAIEFENQKQAKIIYESIILEFETAPDYRSSMSLTLDEYRILIRIDAEDSTSFRASVNSAIKWIKLSLEINNLTI
- a CDS encoding glycosyltransferase family 2 protein; the encoded protein is MKTLDIVVPCYNEEEMLPIFYRELSNNLKNINWNVIFINDGSNDNTLEVIKKLKNSYGNVKYISFSRNFGKESAIYAGLDYSTGDYIVLMDADLQDPPSLIPEMLKYISKYDIVGTRRVTRKGEPPIRSFFARLFYKIANKITKIELVDGARDFRLMKREVVNAILDLKEYNRFSKGIFQWVGFETKWLEYENIERQKGETSWSFWELFKYSIEGIVSFTTAPLHIATIIGIFFSIIAFLSIIVIVIKTLLFGDPVEGWPSTISIILFLSGIQLFAAGIIGEYLAKIYLESKKRPLYIIKEKD
- a CDS encoding (5-formylfuran-3-yl)methyl phosphate synthase produces the protein MLLLISPINHEEALESIKGGADIVDVKNPKEGSLGANFPWVIRDIREITPEDKLVSATLGDVPYKPGTVSLAAMGAHVSGADYIKVGLYGTKDYDEAVEVMENVAKTIKDVDNDTIVVASGYADAHRVGAVDPMEIPKVAKDAGCDLAMLDTAVKDGHTLFDYLSIEDLEKFVNEAHSYGLKTALAGSVKKEQLKPLNDIGCDVVGIRGAACVGGDRNTGKIHHTAVAELKELCDSF
- the guaB gene encoding IMP dehydrogenase; protein product: MFSKKVQEAKVAYTFDDFLLTPNASYVEPKDIDTKIKLGKDIKLNIPILSAAMDTVTESDLAIAMAQEGGVGVIHRNITQEKQVEEVKKVKSAEDLTIRDVITITPDSTIADVQAKMNDELISGLPVVDNDEIIGIISKRDIRPVLKKGVDKTVKDIMTSDVVTVEEPITAEEALNIAYENKVERLPVLRDGKLVGIITIKDILNQAQYPNAARDKDGNYLVAAASGPFDLDRAMALDQAGADIISIDCAHAHNMNVVKFTETIKDNIDADLCVGNIATAEAAEDLASMGVDGLKVGIGPGSMCTTRIVAGVGVPQLTAISEVADVAKEYGIPVIADGGIRYSGDIAKAIGAGADAVMLGNLLAASYEAPGEIVVMNGKQYKKYRGMGSMGAMTSEYDGGADRYFQGSKSKMNHTKYVPEGIEGAVPYRGTVNEILFQLVGGLKSSMGYCGAKDIAAMQEKARFVRITSSGIKESHPHDLLITNESPNYPTLD
- a CDS encoding prefoldin subunit beta translates to MEIPENIQHQLNQFQQLQQQAQAVTMQIQNVEVQIQESETALEELNKTDENAEVFKQAGNLLIKVDYAQAVEDMNEKLETLKLRKQTMARQEERVMKKLEEMQTNIQAAMQGLQGE
- a CDS encoding DNA-directed RNA polymerase subunit P — its product is MYRCPRCGTEVDHKSYMENKCPKCRYRILFKNVPEVTRIIKAR
- a CDS encoding DUF3194 domain-containing protein; translation: MSKLKKLSSVDLATISDDFGEILEIEVSKAISTKELDDLDLDIIVSYENNQLDVDVDVGVTFDKLSEITQDQVAGAIDEAYLKFDSYIDENYRQ
- the rpl37A gene encoding 50S ribosomal protein L37Ae produces the protein MARTKKVGITGRFGARYGRKAKRSVKMIEENMKKNHVCPRCDRPYVKRQAAGIWKCRKCGAVFTGGAYVPETPMAKSAARNIRNVNVEE
- a CDS encoding LUD domain-containing protein, with product MKESELETMRKSFKTVKDRSSKIKNSSSIKRLEKRVREIEKESIANKEELMDIAVESFRRNGIDVEYAKTKDDALNIIYDLLDESDSKVIAKAKSNTLGEIELKSNLAAKGYDVVETDLGDRILQLKKEDNKPVHPTGPASHLNVDEIASIVNESMKTNVGRVPREIMEVVRADVLKRLENSTVGISGANVVAAEEGSIVLVHNEGNISLVSLKDLHIIVAGIDKFVPVLEDAMSVAKLETVYATGNYVTSYINVISGPSKTADIEKKLLKNMYGAERVVVILLDNGRSEAREECLWCIGCGNCIVNCPVYNAVGNEFGFNNYLGGRGVAMSKFIENDEKCFESGLYKCTLCGLCTINCPVSIPTNDIIEKMRKSSQLRPKAHEKISKSVIEKDSPY
- a CDS encoding Brix domain-containing protein, producing MLISTSRKPSQKTRKFCKNLAHATGSTSVNRGKSNMRELLLKALELDEHNLAIVNEIKGNPSRVTFYSNKGEILLIILIGVTTSNERCHILPKNLKIVSKVEKLNVLSEILGFELVDKASENYILISKEDDLIAKINFVNKFGDKTDLQINVKKILDGEL